TTCCGCTTCGCGCGCACGCGCGTGCGGCCCCTGTTCGGCAGTGCGATCCACGTGCCGGGCGCGGGCCGCATCGACATGCCGCTGGTGCTGGGCAGCGTGACGTTCGGCGTGGGCTGGGGACTCGTCGGATATTGCCCCGGCCCGGCGCTGACGGCACTCGCCGTCGGCGGCCGCTCGACGCTGCTGTTCGTTGCGGCAATGGTGGCCGGTATGGCAATATTCGAGGTGGCCGAGCGTATCCGCGCCGGCATCGGGGCACATCGCGGCGCTACCCGCGCCACGACCGGCCCGCCAGGAGACTGAATGCAAACCAATCCGATCCAGCTGTTCGACACGGAATCATCGACCTATACCTACATCGTCGCGGGCCCGGGCAGCGATGCCGCCGTCATCATCGACCCGGTCGACCACCATTGCGAACGCGACCTCGCCCACATCGCGCGCCTGGGACTGCGGCTCGCCTACATCCTCGAGACGCACGTGCACGCCGACCACGTGACGTCGGCCGGGCGCCTGCGCCAGCTGACCGGTGCCCACACGGCCGTGCCGCGCGGATGCGACGTGCCGCCGGCCGAAGTGCAGCTCCAAGATGGCGACGTCATCCGCTTCGGCGACGGCGAGACGATCGCCGTGATGCACACGCCGGGCCACACGGCCGGCCACATGTCCTACGTCTGGCGCGGCAACGTGTTCACGGGCGATACGCTCCTCATCGACGGCTGCGGCCGCACCGATTTCCAGGGCGGCAGTTCGGCCGCGCTGTACGACAGCATCACGCAAAAGCTGTTCGCGCTGCCCGATGCGACGCGCGTATGGCCCGCGCACGACTACAAGGGCCAGGCCGTGTCGACCATCCGCTGGGAAAAGGCGCATAACGCGCGGGTCGTCGGACGCAGCCGGGAGGAATTCATCGCATTGATGGACAACCTGCACCTGCCGCAGCCGAAGCTGATCGACATCGCCGTGCCCGCGAACCGCAATCTCGGCTTGCCGCACGGCGGCTGAGGCGGTCGGATTCGCCGCGCCGCCGTTGCCGGCGCCGTTCCTGACGCAAAGTAAAGTCGCCCGGACGGTCACAGCCACGGCCGTTTCCATTAAAATCCTTGTCTTTTAGCAAGCGGACACCATGGCCTCCGACCAGACCCAACTCCACCGCGGCCTCAAGAGCCGGCACATCCAGCTGATGGCCCTCGGCGGCGCCATCGGCACGGGCCTCTTCCTCGGCGTCGCGGAGACGGTCCGCCTGGCCGGTCCATCCGTGCTGCTCGGTTACGCGATCGCGGGCCTGGTCGCGTTCCTGATCATGCGCCAGCTGTCCGAGATGATGGTCGACGAACCTGTCGCCGGCTCGTTCGGCCATTTCGCCGACAAATATTGCGGCCGCTTCGCCGGCTTCGTCTCCGGCTGGAATTACTGGGTGCTGTACGTGCTCGTCAGCATGGCCGAGCTGTCCGCCGTCGGCATCTATGTGCAGTACTGGTTCCCGAACGTGCCGACGTGGGTGTCGGCGCTCGGCTGCTTCCTGCTCGCGAACGGCATCAGCCTCATCAACGTGCGCGCGTTCGGCGAGAGCGAGTTCTGGTTTTCCGTGATCAAGGTGGCGGCCATCGTCGCGATGATCGTCTACGGCGTGTTCCTGCTCGCGAGCGGCGGCGCGGGACCGCAGGCGTCCGTCGCCAACCTGTGGACGCACGGCGGCTTCTTCGCCCACGGCATCCAGGGCCTCGTGATGTCGATGGCCATCATCATGTTTTCGTTCGGCGGGCTGGAAGTCATCGGCATCACGGCGGCCGAGGCGGCCGATCCGTCCCGGTCGATTCCGCGCGCGACGAACCAGACGCTGTGGCGCATCCTCGTCTTCTACGTCGGCTCGCTGGCCGTGCTGCTGTCGCTGTACCCGTGGGACAAGATCGTGCCCGGCGCGAGCCCGTTCGTCCTGATCTTCAAGGCGCTGGACGCCGGCGTCGTCGCGCACGTGCTGAATCTCGTCGTGCTGACGGCCGCGCTGTCGGTCTACAACAGCTGCGTGTATTCCAACAGCCGCATGCTGTACGGCCTCGCCGTGCAGGGTCATGCGCCGCGCGCGCTGCTGCGCGTGAACGCGCGCGGGGTGCCGCTGGCGTCGCTGGCCGTGTCGGCCGTCGCCACCGCGCTGTGCGTGGGCGTCAACTATGCCGTGCCGGGCAAGGCGCTGGGCCTGTTGATGGGGCTTGCCGTGGCCGGCATGCTGATCAACTGGGCCATGATCAGCTGGTCGCACCTGCGCTTCCGCGCCGCCAAGCAGGCGGGCGGCCAGCCGACGGCCTTCCCGAGCCCGCTTTACCCGCTCACGAACTGGGCCTGCCTGCTGTATCTCGGCGGGATCGTGGCGATCATGTACGCGACGCCGGAGCTGCGCGTGTCCGTGTGGATGATCCCCGCGTGGCTGGTCGTGCTGGCCGTCGGTTACCGCCTGGCCGAGGGCCGGCGCGCGCGCCTCGCCCGCGTCGTTTCCTGACGCCTTTCATGGATGCTACACTCGGCCCATTGCCAAAGCGACGACTTGCGAGCCGAGCATGGAACAACAAGAATTTCTCGACACCCTCAGGGCGGAAGGCTATGCGGAGCCGGTGCTGGTCCGGCGCGAACCGGACGGCCGCCTCGACGACCACGCGCATCCGTTCGAAGCGAAGGCGCTGATCCTGAAAGGCGAGATCCGCATCCACGCGGGCGGCGAAATCAAGATCTACCGCGCCGGCGACGTGTTCCACCTGCGCCGCGACGAACCGCACCGCGAGAGCTACGGGCCGGACGGCGTCGACTATCTGTCCGGCCGCCGCTAGGCGCCGGCACGCCCCTCCGCCAGCACCAGCACGGGTTGCGCGCCGGGCGCGCGGAACACGATGGCGAAGCAGTCGAACCAGTCCTGCGGATCGGGGCAGCCGTCGGTCAGCATGGCGCGGTAGTCGTCTTCCGATTCATAGGAATACAGCACGATGACCTCGCCGGCCACGGGGCCGAACCACGCTTCGTCGTCCGCGCGCGGGCGCACGCCGTCGCCGTGGTGGCCGTTCCAGCCGTGCTGCGCCGGATCGAACAACAGCACCTCGCGCCCGCACACGGGACACGCGGCATGGACGGGCGCGACGGGCGCCGCCACCGTCTTGCGCCCGAACAGGCCGCGCCGTTCCTGGCGCCGCGCGGTGCGCAGCCTCAGTTCCCAACTGCCGCACGGGCAGCCGAGCCGGCGCGCGAGGAAGTCCGGGCCGTGCCGCAGCCCGCGCACGGCGGGTACCGCGACGTTGGCCAGCATGAACGGCGCCAGGTTGGCGGGGATGCGTGCACCGAGCAGGGCGAGCAGGTCGGACACCGCAGCCTCCGGGTTCAGAAGTACTTGGATAGATAGTACACGCCGGAGTCCGGAAACACAGTGGCCACACGCTTGCCCGCGAGCCGCGGCAGCAGCTGCGCGATGCCGGCCGCGACGCAGCCGCTCGATCCGCCGGCCAGGATCCCCTCTTTCGCCGCGAGGCGCCGGCACCAGTCCAGCGCATCGTCGTCCGCGACCTGCACGACATCGTCCACGACGCCCGGGTCGAAGCTGCGCGCCGCCTGGCGCTTGCCCACGCCTTCGACGATGGTCGCGAACGGTCCGTCGGCGGGCTTGTCGGTGACGACCCTGCGATACGCGGAGTTGCGGGGCTCGACGCCCAGCACGATCAGATCCGGCTTCTGCTCCTTGAGGTAGCGGCCGATGCCGGAGATGGTGCCGCCCGAGCCGATGCCGCACACGAACACGTCGATCTGCCCGGCCATCTGCCGCCACAGCTCCGGCCCGGTGTCGCGATAGTGCGCCTCGCGGTTCAGCGCCGAACGGTACTGGTCGAGGTGGTGCACGTTGTCGCCCTGGGCCAGGCGCTCGGCCACGGCGTGGTACCCGTCGGCGGGGTTCAGGCCGTCGTCCGGCGCGCACAGATGCACCTCGGCCCCGTAGGCGCGGATGCGCTTGATCTTTTCGACGCTCGTCGTCCGCGGGACGGTCACATCGCATTGCAGGCCGAGCACGGCGCTGGCCATCGCGAGCGCGGCGCCGGTGTTGCCGGATGAGCTTTCGACGACGCGCGCCGTGTCCGGCGGCAGGCTGTTCAGCATGTACCGCACCATGCGGTCCTTGATGCTGCCGCCCGGGTTCATGTACTCCAGCTTCGCCACCACGTCCATGCCGGGGAAAAGGCGGCCCAGCCTGACCACGGGGGTGTTGCCGATCGCGTCCATCACGGAAGATTTGACTTGGGATTCCACGCCGCTCCTTTCACTGAGATTGCCGCTGAGAAAGACTAGCACAACAATCCATTCGATGGCGTCGGATTGGAGCGTGCTTATGCGGCCCGGGTGAGCTACCTACCTTAACCGGGTAGCGGCCGTTACTGCAAGACATCCCGACGTGCGTGTTGGTTCATGACCGCAACCGTGGTCCTTGTGACAATGTGCGTATTTACCCTGCATACGAGATGGTGCGCAACCGCGCGGCCGCGCCCGAACAGCGCTTCGCCGAAGCCGTCGCCGACGCGCTCTACGAAAGCCATCCGTACGAACTGCGCGCGCCGAACGAGAAAGACCTGAACAAGATCGACCTGGACCGCAGTCTCGCCGTGTACCGCCGGCGCTTCGCCAGCGCCAAGGGCATGACGTTCATCGTCGTCGGCGATTTCGATCCGGCGGTGGCCGACGTGCAGAAGACGGCACGGCGGTATCTCGACAAGGACAACTATGTCCAGGTCGTGCTGGTACCGGAAGCGAAGCTGAAGACGGCCGGCAAGTGAGCCAAAAGCCGTGATAACTGCATTTCAAATGCAGCTTTGGTAGAATGGCGGGCATGTCCTCCCCCGCCATCACCGAATCGTCGATCATCCAGCTGGTCGACACGTTTTATGCGCGCGTGCGCGACGACGCCGTGCTGTCCCCCGTGTTCGAAGCGAAACTCGCGGGCCGCTGGCACGAGCACATGCCGCGCATGTACGCGTTCTGGACCAAGGTCTTGCTGGGCACGGGCGAATTCAACGGCAATGTGTTCGGCAAGCACATGGCGCTGTCGGGCATCGAGACCGAACACTTCATCCGCTGGCTCACGCTGTTCCGGTTGACGGCCGTCGACGTGTTCGGCGTGGACGGCGCGGGCGAAGCGCTGGCGGTCGCGCAGCGCATCGCCTCCAGCCTGCAACTCGGCTTCTTCGGCGATATCCGCGTCTGATTCAAGCCTGCTTTACGTGGTCGCGGCGGTCAGCCACGGCGGCCAGCAGCGCCTGTTTCAGCTGCAGGTCGGTGAACGGCTTCGTCAGCACGCGGGCCGTCACGTCCGCCATGCCCGCCACCAGATTGCCGTAGCCGGACGCGAACACGATGGCGACGTCCGGATGGTCGGCGACGATGCGCCGCGCCAGCGTCAGGCCGTCCTGGTCGGGCAGGCTGTAGTCGACGACGGCGGCGTCATAGCGGTCGCGCGCCAGCATGTCGATCGCGTCGCGTGCCGTCGGGGCCTCGTCGGTCAGGAACCCGGCCGCCACGAGGATCGCGCGATACAGTTCGCGGGCCTGGGCATCGTCTTCCACGAGCAGTACGCGCAGGCCGCCCGTCTGGCGG
This genomic stretch from Massilia putida harbors:
- a CDS encoding PLP-dependent cysteine synthase family protein encodes the protein MESQVKSSVMDAIGNTPVVRLGRLFPGMDVVAKLEYMNPGGSIKDRMVRYMLNSLPPDTARVVESSSGNTGAALAMASAVLGLQCDVTVPRTTSVEKIKRIRAYGAEVHLCAPDDGLNPADGYHAVAERLAQGDNVHHLDQYRSALNREAHYRDTGPELWRQMAGQIDVFVCGIGSGGTISGIGRYLKEQKPDLIVLGVEPRNSAYRRVVTDKPADGPFATIVEGVGKRQAARSFDPGVVDDVVQVADDDALDWCRRLAAKEGILAGGSSGCVAAGIAQLLPRLAGKRVATVFPDSGVYYLSKYF
- a CDS encoding MBL fold metallo-hydrolase: MQTNPIQLFDTESSTYTYIVAGPGSDAAVIIDPVDHHCERDLAHIARLGLRLAYILETHVHADHVTSAGRLRQLTGAHTAVPRGCDVPPAEVQLQDGDVIRFGDGETIAVMHTPGHTAGHMSYVWRGNVFTGDTLLIDGCGRTDFQGGSSAALYDSITQKLFALPDATRVWPAHDYKGQAVSTIRWEKAHNARVVGRSREEFIALMDNLHLPQPKLIDIAVPANRNLGLPHGG
- a CDS encoding cupin domain-containing protein, yielding MEQQEFLDTLRAEGYAEPVLVRREPDGRLDDHAHPFEAKALILKGEIRIHAGGEIKIYRAGDVFHLRRDEPHRESYGPDGVDYLSGRR
- a CDS encoding DUF6691 family protein — protein: MNVVTAFLAGLLFGAGLILSGMSNPAKVLAFLDVAGTWDPSLLFVMVGAIVIAALAFRFARTRVRPLFGSAIHVPGAGRIDMPLVLGSVTFGVGWGLVGYCPGPALTALAVGGRSTLLFVAAMVAGMAIFEVAERIRAGIGAHRGATRATTGPPGD
- a CDS encoding amino acid permease — translated: MASDQTQLHRGLKSRHIQLMALGGAIGTGLFLGVAETVRLAGPSVLLGYAIAGLVAFLIMRQLSEMMVDEPVAGSFGHFADKYCGRFAGFVSGWNYWVLYVLVSMAELSAVGIYVQYWFPNVPTWVSALGCFLLANGISLINVRAFGESEFWFSVIKVAAIVAMIVYGVFLLASGGAGPQASVANLWTHGGFFAHGIQGLVMSMAIIMFSFGGLEVIGITAAEAADPSRSIPRATNQTLWRILVFYVGSLAVLLSLYPWDKIVPGASPFVLIFKALDAGVVAHVLNLVVLTAALSVYNSCVYSNSRMLYGLAVQGHAPRALLRVNARGVPLASLAVSAVATALCVGVNYAVPGKALGLLMGLAVAGMLINWAMISWSHLRFRAAKQAGGQPTAFPSPLYPLTNWACLLYLGGIVAIMYATPELRVSVWMIPAWLVVLAVGYRLAEGRRARLARVVS
- a CDS encoding group III truncated hemoglobin, with the protein product MSSPAITESSIIQLVDTFYARVRDDAVLSPVFEAKLAGRWHEHMPRMYAFWTKVLLGTGEFNGNVFGKHMALSGIETEHFIRWLTLFRLTAVDVFGVDGAGEALAVAQRIASSLQLGFFGDIRV